A window from Garra rufa chromosome 14, GarRuf1.0, whole genome shotgun sequence encodes these proteins:
- the LOC141284992 gene encoding phosphatidylinositol transfer protein alpha isoform-like, translating to MLIKEFRIVLPISVEEYQVGQLYSVAEASKNETGGGEGVEVLKNEPYEKEDGEKGQYTHKIYHLQSKVPTFVRLLAPTSALSIHEKAWNAYPYCRTVLTNEYMKDNFLIMIETWHKPDLGDQDNVHKLDPEQWKKVEVVHIDIADRSQVEAKDYKPDEDPATFKSQKTGRGPLGPDWKKELPKKTDCPHMCAYKLVTVKFKWFGLQNKVESFIHKQEKRLFTSFHRQLFCWLDRWINLTMDDIRRMEEETQKELDNMREKDPVKGMSAADE from the exons ATGTTAATAAAGGAATT TCGGATCGTCCTGCCAATTTCTGTTGAAGAG TACCAGGTAGGTCAACTGTACTCAGTAGCAGAGGCCAGTAAGAATGAGACGGGCGGTGGAGAAGGGGTGGAGGTCTTGAAAAACGAGCCCTATGAGAAAGAGGATGGAGAGAAAGGACAGTACACGCACAAGATCTACCACTTGCAGAG TAAAGTGCCAACTTTTGTACGGTTACTGGCCCCTACATCTGCCCTGAGTATCCATGAGAAGGCCTGGAATGCTTATCCCTACTGTCGCACAG TTCTTACG AATGAGTACATGAAGGACAATTTTCTTATCATGATTGAGACGTGGCACAAGCCTGACCTTGGTGACCAGGACAAT GTTCATAAGCTTGACCCTGAACAGTGGAAGAAGGTTGAGGTGGTACACATTGACATTGCTGACAGGTCTCAGGTGGAAGCTAAG GACTACAAACCAGATGAGGATCCAGCTACATTTAAATCACAGAAGACTGGTAGAGGGCCATTAGGACCTGACTGGAAG aaaGAACTTCCTAAGAAGACGGACTGCCCTCACATGTGTGCCTATAAACTAGTCACAGTCAAGTTCAAGTGGTTTGGCCTGCAGAATAAAGTGGAGAGTTTCATTCACAAG CAAGAGAAGCGTCTGTTCACCAGCTTCCACAGGCAGCTCTTCTGCTGGTTAGACCGATGGATCAATCTGACCATGGATGATATCCGTCGCATGGAGGAGGAGACGCAGAAAGAACTCGATAAT ATGCGAGAGAAGGATCCAGTGAAAGGGATGTCTGCCGCAGACGAGTGA